The stretch of DNA TACGGCGAAGGCGGCGAGAAATACCTCGATTTCGCCAGCGGCATCGCGGTCAATCTCCTGGGCCACAATCATCCCCATCTGACCAAGGCGATCCAGGATCAGGCGGCGAAGCTGATGCACGTCTCGAACCTCTACGGAAGCCCGCAGGGCGAAGCGCTCGCCAAGCGACTGACCGAGCTGACGTTCGCGGACACGGTCTTCTTTACCAATTCGGGGGCCGAGAGCGTCGAGTGCGCGATCAAGACGGTGCGTCGGTTCCACGTCGTCGACGGCAATCCGCAGCGCAAGGAAATCATCACCTTCAAGAACGCCTTCCACGGGCGCACGATGGCGACCGTCAGCGCGGCCAATCAGGAAAAGCTGCACGACGGGTTCGAGCCGCTTCTGCCGGGCTTCACTTACGTCGATTTCGACGATCTCGAAGGTGCGAAGGCGGCGATCAACGACCGCACTGCGGGTTTCCTGGTCGAGCCGATCCAAGGCGAGGGCGGCATCCGCCCGGCGAGCAAGGAATTCCTGCAGGGCCTGCGCAAGCTTGCCGACGATCATGGTCTTCTGCTGGCGCTCGACGAGGTGCAGTGCGGCGTGGGTCGCACGGGCACGCTCTACGCCTACGAACAGTATGATATCGTCCCCGACGTGCTCGCGAGCGCGAAGGGTCTGGGTGGCGGTTTCCCGATGGGGGCCTGCATGGCGACCGAACATGCCGCCAAGGGAATGACGTTCGGCACGCACGGATCAACCTATGGCGGCAATCCGCTCGCGATGGCGGCGTGCGAGGCCGTGCTGGACGTGGTCGCCGACCCCGAATTTCTTGCAGGCGTCCGGGCGACGGGGGAGCGACTGCGCGGTGCGCTCGAGCAGATGATCGGTAATCATCCCGACATGTTCACCGGTATCCGCGGCATGGGACTGATGCTGGGCGTGAAGATGCACGAGGATGTGGTCGCGCGTAGTTTCGTCGGCTGGCTGCGTGGCAAGGGGCTTCTGGCAGTTGCGGCGGGCGACAATGTCGTGCGCGTCCTGCCGCCGCTGAACATCACCGATGAGCATATTCGCGAATTCGTCGACACACTGTCGAGTGCGGCGGGGCAATATCATGCCGAAACCGCCAAGGAGACGGCGTGACCGACACACCGGGCCTGCCGCTCGACGAGGACGTCGTCGTCGGCGTGATCCTGCCGACGCGGGGTGCGCGCGGGCGGGTGACGCGTCTGACGAAGACGGTCGACGCGATCCTCGGACCGCACGCCTATCCCGAACGGATCGAACGCCTGCTGGCCGAGGCGCTGGCGCTCACGGCATTGTTCGGGTCGTTGCTCAAAGACGAGAAGGGCCAGATCACGATGCAGGCTCAGACGCAGGGCGGCATCGTTGAATTGCTGGTGTGTGACTGGCTGGCGGGCGAGTTGCGCGGTCATGTGAAATATGACGGCGACCGATTGGCCGAAGCCGGTCCGGACGTCAGCCTCGGCGACCTGTTCGGGAAGGGGTTTTTGGCGATCACGTTCGACCAGCCCAGCCGCAACGAACGCTATCAGGGCATTGCGCCGATCGAGGGAGCGACTCTCGGGGAGGTGGCGCAGAGTTATTTCGCGCAATCCGAGCAGATCCCGAGCCTGGTCCGGATTCACGCCGAGCGCGTCGCGACCGGTTGGCGCGTCGGCGCGCTGATGCTCCAGCATCTGCCCGAGGGCGAGGAAGGGCGCGAGCGGTTGCATACCAAGCTTGACCATCCCGACTGGCCGCACGTCGCCATTCTCGGCGGCAGCGTGAAGGATTCCGAACTGGTCGATACCGACCTGACGCTCGACGCGTTGGTGTGGCGGCTATTCCACGAGGAGGACGAGGTCAGGCTTTCCGATCCGGTGCGGCTGGCGAAGGGTTGCCGCTGCAGTCCCGATTACATCGCCAGCGTCATCGCGCGTTTCCCGGTGGACGAGCGCAAGGACATGGTCGCCGAGGACGGAATGATCCGCGTCGATTGCGCCTTTTGCGCTACGAGCTTCCCGATCGATCCCGATGCGGTGGCCGACACGGAGACGGACGAAGCTGGCTGATACCCCATTGTTTACCTGCGGTTCATCCCCATATCGATAGGGATGATGACGATGAAGCGTGCCATACTAGCGATGAGCGGATTGCTCTTTGCCGCCTCGGCGGCGACGGCGACGGTCGGCGGAAATGCCGATCGCCAAGCTCAGCCGCGTGTTCTCGCGCCCATCGAAGGCGGTCTCTGGGAGATCACGCAGCTGGGAAGCGACGCTCGCCCGCGGCGTCTGTGTCTTCGCGACGTCTCGGTCTTGGCGCAATACGAGCATATGGGCCGCGAATGCACCCGGGTGACGGTCAACGAAAGCGGCAAAAAGGCGCTGGTGCGCTATACCTGCACCGCCGGAGGTTTCGGAACGAGCGAATTCGAGGTGGTCACGCCGCGCTCGATCACCGTCAAGACGCAGGGCATCAAGAACGGCTATCCGTTCAATCGGACGCTGCTGGCCCGGCGCACGGGTTCCTGCTGACCGGTATCACGCCGCCGCTCTGACAGGGGTCGATCGCTCCCAGACGGCGAAGGCGTTCGATGGTCCGTCATGTTGACGATCGACCCGTTTGTCGTGAGGAAGAATTTTCCCTAAGGCGCGCGGCATGACGCTCTTCATTCTCAAGGCGGTGATTTCGGGACTGCTGGTGGCGACCATCAGCACGTTGGCGCAGCGTTGGCCGGGCTGGGGAGGTCTGCTCGCGTCGCTGCCGCTCGTCAGCCTGTTGTCGATCCTGTGGCTCTATGGCGAGACGCGCGATACGGAAAAGGTCGCCGCACTGGCGATGGGGGCATTCTGGTTTTTCCTTCCCTCGATCCCGATGTTCCTCATCATCCCGTTCATGCTGCGCTCGGGCCAGTCCTTCGGCCTGACGATCTCGGTCGCCGTCGCGGTGACGCTGGCCCTCTACGCAGGCTGGTCGCAGATCGCGCCGCGGATGGGGATCGTGCAATGACCGCCAAGGCCGTAATCCTTCTTTCGGGCGGGTTGGACTCGATGGTGTGCGCCGGCCTCGCCCGCGAGGCGGGAATGGCGATCCACGCGCTGACGATCGACTACGGGCAGCGGCACCGGGTGGAGCTGGAAGCGGCGCGGCGGATCGCCGAGGCGATGGGGGCGGCCGAGCATGTCGTCCTGCCGCTGGACCTGACCGTGTTCGGCGGGTCGGCGCTGACCGACGACATCGACGTGCCGAAGGGCGGGGTGGGGAACGAGATCCCCGTCACCTACGTCCCAGCGCGCAACACGGTGTTCCTGTCGCTGTGCCTCGCCTTCGCCGAGACGCGAGGGGCGAACGACATCGTCATCGGGGTGAACAGTCTCGACTATTCGGGCTATCCCGATTGCCGCCCCCAATTCATCGCCAAATTCGAGGAGCTGGCGCGGCTGGCGACCAAGGCGGGGGACGAAGGTGCCGAAATCCGCATCCGCACCCCGCTCCAGGACATGACCAAGGCCGACATCGCGCGCGAAGCGGACCGGCTGGGCATCGATGCGGGCATGAGCCATAGTTGCTACGATCCCATCGGGGACCGCGCCTGTGGGGCGTGCGATGCCTGTCGCCTGCGCGCGCGAGGGTTCGAGGAAGCGGGGCTGCCCGACCCGACGATCTACGCATGAGCCCGGGACGATCCACACCTCTTAAGTGGCGCTGGTGGGCGGAAAAGCTCGGGCCGGAATTGGCGATTTCCATCGATCACAATCGAGTCGAGGTTCGACACAATGGCACGATGACCTATGCCAACGCTCCCTTCTCTTGCGAGCATCTGCTCGTCAGCGAAGCCACATTTTTAGAAGAAGCACTTAATCGGGCAGTGACGAAGCACGGGCTCGGTCTTCGCTGGTGGGCCATGACGTTCGTAATCTCGCCGCCGAAAGTTCCCATCCACGGCATCGAGGCAAACGGGATTTTTCAGGCGGCTGAAATGGCAGGCGCAAATGCCGTCCGATGGGCTAGCGAGCCCACTTGGTGTCCGAACCATTCGACCTGGCAGGATCGATATGTAGATTACGCGAGGGAACGCCGGTGACCTATGCGGTCAAGGAAATGTTCCTGACGCTTCAGGGCGAGGGGATGCAGGCGGGGTCGCGGGCGGTGTTCCTGCGCTTCGCCGGGTGCAACCTGTGGAGCGGTCTCGAGCGCGACCGCGGGAAAGCGATCTGCCAGTTCTGCGATACGCAGTTCGTGGGAACCGACGGGGTCAACGGCGGGAAGTTTCGAGAAGCGGAGGCGTTGGCGGACGCGGTCGCGTCGCTATGGGGCGAAGGCTCGGCGGAACGGCTGGTCGTCTGCACGGGGGGCGAACCCCTGTTGCAACTCGATGCGGCCTTGATCGATGCGCTGCATAGCCGGGGTTTTCGGATCGCGGTCGAGAGCAACGGGACCATCGCCGCACCCGAGGGCATCGACTGGCTGTGCATCTCGCCTAAGGCCGGGTCGGAACTGAAGCAGACATCGGGCAACGAACTGAAGCTGGTTTGGCCCCAACCGTTCGACCTCGACAGGCTGGAGGCCCTCGACTTCGATCACTTCCTCTTGCAGCCGATGGACGGCGAGGCGGTCGATGCGGCGACGGAAGCCGCGATCGAACTGGTCATGGAACGGCCGAAATGGCGCGTGACGCTTCAGACCCACAAGGTGCTGGGACTGGCGTAGCAGCGAAGAAGGCGGCGCCTATTCCGCGCTCTCTTCGCTTTCCTCGCTGGTCGAATCGATGCCCGGCACGTCTTCGTCGGCGAGGCCCCCGTCATAATCGGTCGCGGCGTCGATCGCGGTGATGTCGCGCGGGGCGGGGGTTTCGAGTTCGGTAGCTTCGGGCTGGCCCTCGGTGGGGACGGTTTCCTCGGCCGTGTCGCCACCGCAGGCGGCGAGCGCCAGCAGGGGCAGAGCGAAAATGATGCGCATGTCAGTCTCCTTGGCTCTCGCCTAGCGCGGAGAGGAATTGGGGGAAATGCTTTTCGAGCGCGGTGTCGAGATCGGACATGGTGGCGCCGGTGCCGAGTTTTTCGAGGCTGGTAACGCCATAGTCCGCAATCCCGCAGGGCACGATGCCGCCGAAGTGGGAGAGGTCGGGCGCGACGTTGATCGAGAAGCCGTGCAGCGTAACCCACCGCTTCACCCGCACGCCGATGGCGCCGATCTTGGCTTCTTCCGCGCCCGACCCGGTCCAGATGCCGATGCGTCCGGGCTCGCGGCGGGCCGTCACGTCGAGCGTGCCGAGCGCGTCGATCATCCAGCCTTCCAGGGCGTGGACGAAGCGGCGGATGTCCTTGCCGCGCCGTGCGAGATCGAGATTGAGGTAACCGACCCGCTGTCCGGGACCATGATAGGTGTAGCGCCCGCCGCGGCCCGCATCGAAGACGGGAAAACCGTCCGGGTTGGTCAGCTCCGCCGGATCCGCACTGGTGCCGGCAGTAAATAATGGGGGATGTTCGAGTAGCCAGGCTCGCTCGTGCGCCCCGGTCTCGCGGATCGCGGCGGCGCGCGCCGTCATATCGGCGAGCGCATCCGCGTAGGAGACCGGCGTATCGGAGACGTGCCATTCGGGCTGCATGGGGCGCGATGTGCGATGACGCTTCGCGCTTGGCAAGAGCGCGCGGAACGTTAGGTTGCTCGATCGAACGAAGGGGAGCGAAGCATGGCGGGATTGTCGATCAGCAAGGCATGGGACGACGCGCGTCCGATCATCGCCCGCGACGGGCGGCTGATGTTCATCATCGCGCTTGCCACGGTGGTCCTGCCGCAAGCCATTCTGACACTGGTCGCGCCCGATAGCGGCGAGACGGTGGACGGGGCCGAAGGCTCGTCGTTCCTGCTCTTGGGGCTCAACCTGCTGCTGGCGCTGGTCAATGTCGTCGGGTCGATCGCCATCGCCACGCTCGCGCTGACGAAAGGCGCGAGCGTGGCGGACGGCCTGATGCGCGGGCTGCGGCGTCTGCTGCCGACGATCGGAGCGAGTTTCGTGCTGCTGATCGTCGTGATGGCTATCGTCTTCGGCCTCATGCTGATCGGATTTGCCGGATCGCTGCCCGATCTGTCCGATCCCGAGGCGATGCCGGAAGTCTCCGCGCTCGGCGTCTTCGCGGTACTGGCCATTTTACCAATTCTGCTGTTCGTGGGGGTACGGTTCATGATGATGACCCCGGTCATTGCGGCGGAGAACGAGGGCATCTTCGGGATCCTTCGGCGGACTTGGCGGCTGACGTCGGGCCATTTCTGGCGGCTGCTCGGATTTCTGATTCTGTTCGGGATCGGGGCCATCGTCTTCATCCTCGGAACGACGCTGGTCGGGGGGCTGCTGGTCAAACTCCTGCTCGGCGATCCCGATCCGCTCACCCCCGCTGCGCTGGTCATGGGACTGATCAGCGGGCTGGCGGCGGCAGTGATCACCATCGTCTATTCAACGATTCTCGCGCGACTCTATCTCCAGCTGGCGGGCAAGCCTGCCGATCCCGATGCGGAAGAATTACGGGCCGCGGACTGAGGATGTCTATTCCCACCGCGCGAGCGGGGGGAGGCTCATCAGGATGGCATCGGTGTTGCCGCCGGTCTTGAGGCCGAACAAGGTGCCGCGGTCGTAGAGAAGATTGAATTCAACGTAGCGTCCGCGGAAGTCCAGCAGCGCGGCCATGTCCTCGTCGGTGAAGTCGCTGTCCATGCGTTTGCGCACGATCCTCGGGAAGACGTCGAGGAACGCCTCGCCCACATCGCGTGTGAAGGCGAAATGCGGTTCGAACAGGTCGCCTTCCGCGTCCAGCCGGTCGTAGAAGATCCCGCCGACCCCGCGATGCCGCTGTCGATGGGGCAGATAGAAATAGTCGTCCGCCCATTTGCTGAACTTCTCGTAATAGGTCGGATCGTGCGCGGCGCAGGCTGCGCGCAGGCGGGCGTGGAACGCTTCCGTGTCGTCGTCATAGATCAGCGCCGGATTGAGGTCGGCGCCGCCGCCGAACCAGCGCTTCGACGTCGTGATCATCCGGGTGTTCATGTGCACGGCCGGGACATGAGGATTGGCCATATGGGCGACGAGGCTGATCCCGGTGGCGAAGAAGGAAGGATCCTCCTCGGTTCCGGGAATCGATTTGGCGAATTCCTCGCTGAAGGTGCCGTAGACCGTGGAGACGTTGACCCCGACTTTTTCGAAAACCTTGCCCTTCATCACCCCACGCACGCCGCCGCCGCCATCCTCGCCCGCGGCGTCCTCGCGGTCCCACGCAATATAGTCGAAACGCGCGTCGGATCCGGCCTCCTGCTCGATCGCTTCGAACGCGGTGCAGATGCGGGTGCGCAGCGCTTCGAACCAGTCGCGTGCTGCCTGTTGCTGGGGGTCTAGGGCTTGCATGGGGAGGGGGTTTAGTGAGGACGGGCGGACGCGCAAGGCCGCTTCGTCCCCCTGACCGAAATCATGCCTTGGCAAACGGGGCGAAGCGCGGCTATCAGGCGCCCAACCGAAGGGGTGGCGCCATGCCGGCGATCCGCCCCTGATGCACAAGAGACCTACGGGATTTTCGATGGCCACGACCGCACAACCTGAGCAGCCGGACCCCATGCTGAAGGAAGACGAAGCGACGCCGACCGATGGCGTCCGTCGTCGCGACTTCCTCGATATCGCCGCGCTGAGCTTCGGCGGGGTGGGGGTCGCCGCCGTGGTGCTGCCCCTCATCAACCAGATGAGTCCCGACGCCGACGTGCGCGCGCTGGCCTCGACCGAGATCGACGTCAGCCAGATCCAGCCGGGGCAGGCGATCAAGACCAGCTGGCGCAAGCAGCCGGTGTTCATCCGCAACCTGACGCAGGAAGAGATTGCCGAGGCCAATTCGGTCAACGTCAGCAGCCTTCGCGATGCGCAGACGCTCGACGAGCGCACGCAGGAAGGGCATCGCAACTTCCTTGTCACGCTGGGTGTCTGCACCCATCTCGGGTGCGTGCCGCTGGGCGTCGGCGAGGGCGAGAACAAGGGCGAGTTCGGCGGTTATTTCTGCCCCTGCCACGGGTCGCACTACGACACGGCGGGCCGCATTCGCAAAGGACCCGCGCCGACCAACCTGGTCGTGCCCGAATTCGAATTCGTCACCGACGACCTGATCCGCATCGGGTAGAGGACAAGAGGAAGCACCCCATGAGTTTCGCCTGGGCAAAGCCTTACGAACCCAAGACGCAGCTGGGCCACTGGGTGGACCAGCGCCTGCCGCTGCCGCGCATGATCTACGGCGCGGTCGGGGGCGGCTATCCGGTGCCGCGCAACCTCAACTATGCCTGGAACTTCGGTGTTCTGGCCGGCGTGTTCCTGATGATCCAGATCGTCACCGGCATCGTCCTGGCGATGTGGTACAACAGCCAGGTCGGCACGGCGTTCGGCTCGGTCGAGCACATCATGCGCGACGTCAACGCGGGCTGGTTCCTGCGCTACGCCCACGCCAACGGGGCGAGCTTCTTCTTCATCGTCGTCTACATCCATATCTTCCGCGGGCTGTTCTACGGCTCGTACAAGGCGCCGCGCGAACTCGTGTGGATGCTGGGGCTCGTCGTCTATCTTCTGATGATGGCGACCGCGTTCATGGGCTATGTCCTCCCCTGGGGGCAGATGAGCTATTGGGGCGCACAGGTCATCACGGGCTTCTTCTCGGCCTTCCCCTTCATCGGCGAACCGATCCGCGTGTGGCTGCTCGGTGGATACGTGCCCGACCAGCCGACGCTGACTCGTTTCTTCAGCCTTCATTACCTCCTGCCGTTCGTGATCGCGGGCACGGTGATCCTCAAGACCTGGGCGTTGCACATCCCGGGCTCGTCGAACCCGACCGGCGTGGACGTGAAGACCGAGAAGGACACGTTGCCCTTCCACCCCTTCTACACCGCCAAGGACGGCTGGTTCGTGCTGGCCTTTCTGATGGTCTACGTCGCGGTCACCTTCTTCCTGCCGAACGCGCTGGGTCATGCCGACAACTACATCGAGGCCGATCCGCTGGCGACGCCCGCGCACATCGTGCCCGAATGGTACTTCCTGCCCTTCTACGGGATCCTCAAGGCGTTCACCGCGGACTTCATCCTGCCGGCGAAGCTGTGGGGCGTGGTCGCCATGTTCGCGGCGATCCTCATCCTGTTCCTGCTGCCGTGGCTGGACCGTTCGCCGGTGCGATCGGGTCACTATCGCCCGCTGTTCAAGGTGTTCTTCGGCCTTCTGATCCTCGACGTGTTGCTGCTCGGCTGGGCCGGCGGCGCAGAGGTGACGCCGCTCACGGTCGCGATCATGCAGGTCGCCACCATGTATTATTTCGCGCACTTCCTCATCATCCTGCCGCTGATCTCGAAGTTCGAGAAGCCGATTCCGCTTCCCAATTCGATCTCGAAATCGGCGCTGCACGGCGAGGACGAGGAAAGTGCGCCCTACGGGCTCGCGCGGGCCTGACGACGACACGGGGACAAGAGACGATTTTATGGGTCAGCTGATCAAGTTCATTGGTATCCGCGGCTTCGCTTTCTTCGCGGGCGTGGGCGTCATCATCGTCCTGCTGTTTGCGATGATCGGCGATCTCGCGACCTATTTCAGCGCCGAGCCCGAGGAATCGGCCGAGCATGCGCTGCACAAATATCCCAAGGACGTGTCCTTCTCGTTCGACGGGCCGTTCGGGCGCTATGACGACGCCCAGCTGCAGCGCGGTCTGGCCGTCTATCAGAACGTCTGCGCCTCGTGCCACGGCATGCAGTATGTTGCGTTCCGCAATCTCGAGGAAATCGGGTACAGCGCCGAGGAAGTGAAGGCGTTCGCCGCCAACTGGGCGGTCGAAGTGCCGACCATCGATGCCGACACCGGCGAGGCCACGACCCGCCCCGCACTGCCGACCGACACCTTCCCGATGCCGTTCGAGAACGAGACCGCGGCGCGGCTCGCGAACAACAACGCCTATCCGCCCGACATGAGCCTGATCGTGAAGGCGCGTAGTGGTGGGGCCCCCTACATCTACTCGCTGCTGACGGGCTATCAGGAGCCCTATCAGGGCTATGAAGAGCCGGCAGCCGAGCTGGCGGAACGGTTCCCCGACGCAGCGCCGGGTCCGGGCCTGTATCACAACCCCTATTTCAAGAACCTCAATATCGCGATGCCCCCGCCGATCACGACCGACGGGCAGGTAAGCTATCCCGAGGGTGCGCCCGAACCGACCGTCGAGCAGATGGCGAAGGACGTGACCGCCTTCCTTGCATGGGCCGCCGAACCGCGGGCCGATACGCGCAAGAACGCCGGGACCGCGGTGCTCATCTTCCTCGCCTTCGCGACCGTGTTCGCCTATCTCAGCTATCGCCAGATCTGGGCCGAGGCGAAGCGCAAGGTCGTCGCCAAGGGTCCGCTCGATCCCGAGAACATGGCCGAGCGCGAAGAGGCCAAGGCCGAGGCGGCCGAGAAGGGCCGTGGGGTGAAGGGCTGAGGATTTCGCGGCTTTCGCGGATGATCCCGTCGGGGGCGTCCCGGTAATGGGCGACCTCGACCGATCCCCCGACCGCAATGCCGATCTTCGCGCGATGGTTCGGACCATCGCCGACTTTCCGAAGCCCGGCGTGCAGTTTCGCGACCTCACGACGTTGTTGCTCGATCCCGCCGGATTGAAGGCCAGCATCGAACGGTTGGTGGCGAGCGTCGCGGGTCCGATCGACCTGGTCGCCGCGATCGACGCGCGCGGGTTCGCGATCGGCGGCGCGGTCGCGCAAGCGATGGACGCGGGGCTGCTGCTCATCCGAAAGGACGGCAAGCTGCCGGGCGAGACGATTGCCGAGGCCTATTCGCTCGAATATGGCGAGGACCGGTTGGCGATGCATGTCGACGCCTGCGCTCCCGGCGCCCGCGTCCTGCTGGTCGACGATCTGATCGCGACGGGCGGGACTGCCGGTGCGGCTGCGACCCTGGTGGAGCGGGCCGGGGCCGAACTGGTGGGCGCACGTTTCCTGATCGACCTGCCCGATCTGGGTGGAAGCGCCCGGCTCCGCGAGCGCGGAGTCGAGACGTGGAGCCTGATGGAGTTCGCCGGCGACTAGGCCGGGCGGCGGCGCGTCATCACGTTGCTGGTAAAGCGCATGACTTCGACATCGTCCTGATTGAAAACGCTCGTGCGGGTCTTGTGCAGCCCGACGTCGGAGCGCGAGTTCATCGGGCGCTTTTCGAGCACCTCGGTCTCGAGCCGAAGCGTGTCGCCGGGGTAGACGGGCGTGAGCCATTTGAGGTCGTCGATGCCGGGCGAGCCGAGGCTGGCGATCTTCTGCGGTGCCATCCTGTCGACCAGCATGCGCATCGCCATGGCACCCGTGTGCCAGCCGGAGGCCGAGAGTTTACCGAATAGGCTCGCTTCGGCAGCCGCGTCGTCGAGGTGGAAAGGCTGGGGATCGTAGGCGCTCGCGAAATCGATCACTTCCTCGCGGGTGACCTTGTAGGCGCCGAAACGATCGATACGACCGACGTCGATGTCCTCCCAGAAGACGCGATCGTCAGACATTGAACTTGAACAGCATCACGTCGCCGTCCGAGACCACATAGTCCTTGCCTTCCTGGCGCAGCTTGCCGGCGTCGCGCGCCGCGCTTTCGCCGCCCAGCGACACATAGTCATCGAAGGCGATGGTTTCGGCGCGAATGAAGCCGCGTTCGAAGTCGGTGTGGATCTCGCCGGCCGCCTGCGGCGCGCGCGCACCGCGGAACACTGTCCAGGCGCGTGCTTCCTTGGGGCCGGCGGTGAAAAAGGTGTGGAGATTGAGAAGCTCGTAGCCCGCGCGGATGATCCGGTTGAGGCCGGTTTCTTCGAGGCCCATCTCGCCGAGGAACTCCAGTCGTTCCTCGCGCTCCATCCCGACCATGTCGGCCTCAATCGCGGCGGAGACGATCACGGCCTCCGCACCTTCGGCTTCGGCTTTCTCGAAGACACGCTTGGAGAAATCGTTGCCGGTGGCGGCATCCTCCTCGTTCACGTTACAGACGTAGAGGACGGGCTTTGCGGTCAGAAGCTGCGCCTGTGCGAACTGCTTGGCCTCTTCCTCGTCGTTGATGTCGGTGAGACGCGCGGGCTTGCCTTCGCGCAGGAGATCGAGCGCCTTGCCGAGAACGGCCGCCGTGATCTTCGCTTCCTTGTCACCGCCGGTGGCGCGCTTCTGCGCGTTGGGGACGCGTTTCTCGAGGCTTTCCATGTCGGCGAGGAGGAGTTCGGTCTCGACCACTTCGGCATCGGCGATCGGATCGACGTGGTTGGAGACGTGCTGGATGTCGTCGTCCTCGAAACAGCGCAACACGTGGACGATGGCGTCGACCTCGCGGATGTTGGCGAGAAACTGGTTGCCGAGGCCCTCGCCCTTGGACGCGCCTTTCACGAGACCCGCGATGTCCACAAAGGCAAGCTGGGTCGGCACGACCTTCGCCGACTTGGCGATCTCGGCGATGCGATCGAGGCGCGCGTCCGGAACCGCGACCTGGCCGACGTTGGGCTCGATCGTGCAGAAGGGATAGTTTGCGGCTTGCGCCGCCTGTGTTTCGGTCAGTGCGTTGAAGAGGGTCGATTTGCCCACGTTGGGCAGTCCGACGATGCCGCATTTGAAACCCATGATGTCGTCTTTTCCGTCTGTCGCGAGCGAAGTCGAAGGACCGCTCTTCCTTGCAGCCGCCGACGTAGAGAAAGGACGGTCCTTCGACAAGCGCCGGTCGCGGGGATAGGGGGGAAGCATGGGAGATCGGACCAGAAGCAGCAGCGGCGCGACCTGGGCGACCGTCCTTATCAATCAGATGGCTTTCGCGGGCGCCGGATGGTGGTGGGCCGGTCGGCAGGGGCTGTCGCTGACGCAGGATCTCGCGCCGAGTGTCGACGCAGTGGCGATGGGACTGGCTGCGGCGGTGGGACTATATGGCGCGATCCTCCTGTCGAGATCGCTGTTGCCCGCGGTTTGGCGCGACCTGGATGCTCTGGTGCGCAAGATCTACGCCGAGAGCGGGTTGCCGCTGACGTGGCCCGCGATCCTCTTGCTCGGAACGGCGGCGGGGATCGGCGAGGAAATTCTCTTTCGCGGCGCGCTGCAGGGCTGGCTGGCGCAGGACTGGCCGATCATCGCGGCGGTGGCGTTGCCATCGGTCCTGTTTGCGCTGTTGCATCCCTACAGCCTCGCCTATGTCGCATATGCCTTCGTGATCGGCTGCCTACTGGGCCTCTTGTACGTCGTGACCGGAAGCCTCCTCGCCGTAGTCATCGCGCACGGTTTCTACGACGTGCTGGCGCTCGCCAAGCTCAAGCGAGTCGTCGAGGAGGATGCCGAGGCGTCAGCCTAGGTCGTTCTTCTGCACCGCCTGTACCGCGTCTCCCCAACGCGGGCTTTGTCCGATCCATCCCACCTGCGTCTTGGCGCTGACCAAATTGATCTCGGTCTGCGGTTTGCCGCCGGGATGGACGGGCACGCGCAGCGGCCGCTCGGAAGCGGGCATCGCGACGACGGCACCGATGGCACGGGCGACGTCGAGCACCTCGGCACTGCGGCCCGATCCGTCCTCGTTGCCCATGGCATCGACGATATCGGGATAGCCGGCCTTGTGGATGGGTTCGGCGCGGTCCTTCAACGCATTGGTATAGCGGTTGCGATTGACCCAGATCTCCGTCGGATAGCCGCCGGGCTGGATGATCGTGGAAGTGATGCCATGGGTGTGAAGCTCGTAGCCATATTGCTCCGCCATCGCCTCGACCGCGAACTTGCAGGGGCTGTAGAGCCCAGAAGCGGGCACGATCACGCGGCCGAGCTGCGAGGAGATGAAGAAGAGCGCACCCGAACCCGCCGCGCGCATC from Sphingomicrobium sp. XHP0239 encodes:
- a CDS encoding CPBP family intramembrane glutamic endopeptidase → MGDRTRSSSGATWATVLINQMAFAGAGWWWAGRQGLSLTQDLAPSVDAVAMGLAAAVGLYGAILLSRSLLPAVWRDLDALVRKIYAESGLPLTWPAILLLGTAAGIGEEILFRGALQGWLAQDWPIIAAVALPSVLFALLHPYSLAYVAYAFVIGCLLGLLYVVTGSLLAVVIAHGFYDVLALAKLKRVVEEDAEASA
- the ychF gene encoding redox-regulated ATPase YchF, whose protein sequence is MGFKCGIVGLPNVGKSTLFNALTETQAAQAANYPFCTIEPNVGQVAVPDARLDRIAEIAKSAKVVPTQLAFVDIAGLVKGASKGEGLGNQFLANIREVDAIVHVLRCFEDDDIQHVSNHVDPIADAEVVETELLLADMESLEKRVPNAQKRATGGDKEAKITAAVLGKALDLLREGKPARLTDINDEEEAKQFAQAQLLTAKPVLYVCNVNEEDAATGNDFSKRVFEKAEAEGAEAVIVSAAIEADMVGMEREERLEFLGEMGLEETGLNRIIRAGYELLNLHTFFTAGPKEARAWTVFRGARAPQAAGEIHTDFERGFIRAETIAFDDYVSLGGESAARDAGKLRQEGKDYVVSDGDVMLFKFNV
- a CDS encoding SDR family oxidoreductase — encoded protein: MSLTRRTLLATGTAIGAAASVGARFQDAELRTMETPSLAGKRILITGTSSGFGRAMAEHFARKGARVYATMRNTPRPEGAELKALAEVEGLDLHVLRLDVREPAEIADAVVAVEADGGLDVLVNNAGIGITGPIEVHDETAMRDAFDTNVFGYQRVTNAFLPMMRAAGSGALFFISSQLGRVIVPASGLYSPCKFAVEAMAEQYGYELHTHGITSTIIQPGGYPTEIWVNRNRYTNALKDRAEPIHKAGYPDIVDAMGNEDGSGRSAEVLDVARAIGAVVAMPASERPLRVPVHPGGKPQTEINLVSAKTQVGWIGQSPRWGDAVQAVQKNDLG